In Marivirga salinae, a single window of DNA contains:
- a CDS encoding response regulator — MAIFKNIFIIDDDELFLIVSKEIIQDEGFAEHIHNFEDGREVLEYLKSANREDIPEILFLDINMPMMDGWELMDALQELSIVDKMRIYITSSSINPVDLDKADKNPYIKGFISKPISPDKLKKIASDKK; from the coding sequence ATGGCAATATTTAAGAATATATTCATTATTGATGACGATGAGCTCTTTCTTATTGTTAGTAAAGAAATTATACAAGATGAAGGCTTTGCAGAGCACATCCATAATTTTGAAGATGGGAGAGAGGTATTGGAATATTTGAAATCAGCTAACAGGGAAGATATTCCAGAGATTTTATTCCTAGATATTAATATGCCCATGATGGATGGGTGGGAACTTATGGATGCTTTACAAGAGTTGAGCATAGTTGATAAAATGAGAATTTATATAACGTCCTCATCGATTAATCCTGTAGATTTGGATAAAGCAGATAAGAACCCATACATCAAAGGCTTTATTAGTAAGCCAATCAGTCCTGATAAATTAAAAAAGATTGCAAGTGATAAGAAATAG
- a CDS encoding PAS domain S-box protein gives MDGLKQQLYFCIKESHLLFNLINDYAVDGYCFWKVGQHNQLFLDKKFAGKLCINSNDEINLDQLNDQNREYLKAIITELEFNKHKGELQQEIFHTKLELRREKVSIHYSIFNLNENEGNFILASLEIKNDFYRSIEKVSDVLDFAIWQWNLKTNELIVNEKWANIAGYTLKELEPVTVETFINLTHPDDGESTLELAKKYLSGEINEYKTEIRFKHKNGSWRWVTASGKIASRTESGEVEWFIGYHLDITDKKIHEHELDTLALVPKNTLYPVLITDRNGKIIFANNSFHKMSGYLAEDIIGKNPSEFLHGPNTNEEDKISFKRKLDSGKSFIQEILNYTKSGNPYIVSCFVDPVYGNNGEIKRYISIQTDVTQERKNQEYLTNLKNTLDQIKDSIFIYDKDSLQFNYVNQGAIKTLGYSEQELLQLHPYDINPELTEESMRELAVSFEKGENSNLRLKTTHLSKNGKEIPVEVLVQYIRNESIGNHFVAIAKDISSQIATENQLKRLSLVAEKTTNLVVITDDKGRIEYVNSAFEQKTGYKLEEVLGGKPGKFLHGKETNPLHIKANRAGLKTLKPFTQEILNYSKSGKKYWVSITFNPVFNEAGELTNFIAIESDITERIQREDLLKESEERLQFVLKGSELGYWDWDANSGKMTVNDRWFEMLGYTRNDFEVSIDNWHSLVHPEDMEKLNDIMENVFPDPKKSDFYVELRAKHKKGHYIWILDRGSVVERDFKGNPSRISGMHMEITERKELENRLEIERKFLNKILNTNALNLMVLNNAGKIIFVSKGTEKILGLKKNEIEQKTYNDPIWDLYTMDGKPFPSKELPFVKVNQTQDVVKDVQLCLVWKNGTVKYLSLQGSPMSYDNGKVNEVVITILDITQRIIAQKQLDQTKNQMQSILKEMDDVVWSVSIPEYKMIYITPSIEKITGFPQSYYLENYVGNRWEERIYENDKKLLEKAYQDLDEKGSFELEYRIRSKDDRLKWVLNKGTIIKKNGKPSRLDGYITDISKRKEQENALKKYLAIVEDQNERLKNFTYIVSHNLRSHSANIQGLMYLINKKNPEIAENEYVKLLNVASDKLDDTLHHLNNVVSVVSSADEMHKINLSDAITAFSDTFENFIKESKIWFLNEVSKAVYVEAVPAFLESIITNLLNNAIKYKDPEKNDAYVRISSRKFNGIVIIEIEDNGLGIDLEKYGEKLFGMYKTFHNHKDSRGLGLFLTKNQIESMGGKIEVVSKLGIGSTFKVFLKDGNI, from the coding sequence ATGGATGGGTTAAAACAGCAACTATATTTCTGTATAAAAGAAAGTCATTTATTATTCAATTTAATCAATGATTATGCTGTAGATGGCTATTGCTTTTGGAAAGTAGGCCAACACAATCAATTATTTCTGGATAAGAAATTTGCTGGAAAACTCTGTATAAATAGTAATGATGAAATAAACCTTGATCAACTCAATGATCAAAACAGAGAATATTTAAAAGCTATAATTACAGAATTAGAATTTAATAAGCATAAAGGTGAACTCCAGCAGGAAATTTTTCATACTAAATTAGAACTGAGGAGAGAAAAAGTATCAATTCATTATTCTATTTTCAATCTTAATGAAAATGAGGGTAATTTTATATTAGCATCCCTTGAAATCAAAAATGATTTTTATAGATCTATTGAAAAAGTTTCTGATGTATTAGACTTTGCCATTTGGCAATGGAATCTTAAAACAAATGAATTAATTGTAAATGAAAAATGGGCTAATATTGCAGGGTATACCCTAAAAGAACTAGAGCCTGTTACCGTTGAAACATTTATTAATTTGACTCATCCAGATGATGGGGAATCTACTTTGGAACTTGCAAAAAAGTATTTGTCAGGTGAAATTAATGAATATAAAACTGAAATTAGATTTAAGCATAAAAATGGTTCATGGCGTTGGGTTACTGCTTCAGGGAAGATTGCATCTAGAACGGAGAGTGGTGAAGTAGAATGGTTTATAGGATATCATTTAGATATAACAGATAAAAAAATTCATGAACATGAATTAGACACTTTAGCATTAGTTCCAAAAAATACATTGTATCCAGTGTTAATTACTGATAGAAATGGGAAAATAATATTTGCAAATAATTCATTTCACAAAATGTCTGGCTATCTGGCAGAAGATATTATCGGTAAAAATCCAAGTGAATTTTTACATGGGCCAAACACAAATGAAGAAGATAAAATTTCTTTTAAAAGAAAATTAGATTCAGGAAAATCTTTTATCCAAGAAATACTAAATTATACTAAGTCTGGTAATCCTTACATAGTTTCTTGTTTTGTAGATCCTGTTTATGGTAATAATGGAGAAATAAAAAGATATATTTCCATTCAAACGGATGTTACACAAGAAAGAAAGAATCAAGAATACTTAACTAATTTAAAGAATACATTAGATCAAATCAAAGATTCAATTTTTATTTACGATAAAGATAGCCTGCAATTTAACTATGTAAATCAGGGAGCAATTAAAACTTTAGGATATTCAGAACAAGAACTTTTGCAGTTACACCCTTATGATATCAATCCTGAGTTGACGGAAGAAAGCATGAGGGAATTAGCAGTTTCATTTGAGAAAGGAGAAAATTCTAATTTAAGACTAAAAACCACACATTTATCGAAAAACGGAAAAGAAATTCCTGTTGAGGTTCTAGTACAATATATTCGTAATGAATCTATAGGTAATCATTTTGTAGCAATAGCCAAAGATATTTCAAGTCAAATTGCTACAGAGAACCAACTTAAGCGCTTATCTCTAGTGGCTGAAAAAACCACTAATTTGGTAGTAATTACAGATGATAAAGGCAGAATTGAATATGTGAATTCAGCTTTTGAACAAAAAACAGGCTATAAATTGGAGGAAGTTTTAGGTGGTAAGCCAGGTAAATTTTTGCATGGTAAGGAAACAAATCCATTACACATTAAAGCTAACAGAGCTGGCTTAAAAACATTAAAGCCTTTTACTCAAGAGATCTTAAACTATTCAAAATCAGGTAAGAAATATTGGGTATCCATTACTTTCAATCCTGTATTTAATGAAGCTGGGGAACTTACCAACTTTATTGCTATAGAGAGTGATATAACAGAAAGAATACAAAGGGAAGATTTGCTTAAAGAAAGTGAAGAAAGGCTTCAATTTGTATTGAAAGGAAGTGAATTGGGCTATTGGGATTGGGATGCTAATTCTGGTAAAATGACAGTCAATGATCGTTGGTTTGAAATGCTGGGTTACACTAGAAACGATTTTGAAGTTTCCATTGATAATTGGCATTCGTTAGTCCATCCTGAAGATATGGAAAAGCTCAATGACATTATGGAAAATGTTTTTCCTGACCCGAAGAAAAGTGATTTTTATGTAGAATTAAGGGCTAAACACAAAAAGGGACATTACATATGGATATTGGATAGGGGTTCTGTAGTGGAAAGAGATTTTAAAGGAAATCCTTCACGTATTTCAGGTATGCATATGGAGATTACTGAAAGAAAGGAACTTGAAAATCGTTTAGAAATCGAAAGGAAATTTCTTAACAAAATATTGAATACAAATGCACTTAATTTAATGGTGCTAAATAATGCAGGGAAAATTATTTTTGTAAGTAAAGGCACTGAAAAAATATTAGGTCTAAAGAAAAATGAAATAGAGCAAAAAACTTATAATGACCCAATTTGGGATCTTTATACTATGGATGGAAAGCCTTTTCCTTCCAAAGAATTACCATTTGTTAAAGTGAATCAAACCCAAGATGTTGTAAAAGATGTACAGCTTTGTTTAGTTTGGAAAAATGGCACTGTTAAATATTTATCACTTCAAGGCTCGCCTATGAGTTATGATAACGGCAAGGTAAATGAGGTGGTGATTACAATTTTAGATATTACGCAAAGAATTATAGCTCAGAAGCAACTCGACCAAACCAAAAATCAAATGCAAAGTATTTTGAAAGAAATGGATGATGTTGTTTGGTCTGTTTCAATTCCAGAATATAAAATGATTTATATCACGCCTTCCATTGAAAAAATAACAGGCTTTCCACAATCCTATTATTTAGAAAATTATGTTGGTAATAGATGGGAAGAAAGAATTTATGAAAATGATAAAAAATTGCTTGAAAAGGCCTACCAAGACCTAGATGAAAAAGGAAGTTTTGAATTAGAATATAGAATTCGTTCTAAAGATGACCGATTGAAATGGGTTTTAAATAAAGGAACTATAATTAAAAAAAATGGTAAACCTTCTCGATTAGATGGATACATCACTGATATTTCAAAAAGAAAGGAACAAGAAAATGCTCTAAAGAAATATCTAGCAATAGTTGAGGATCAAAACGAAAGGTTGAAAAATTTCACCTATATCGTTTCGCATAATCTTAGGTCACATTCTGCCAACATTCAAGGTCTGATGTATTTGATTAATAAGAAAAATCCAGAAATAGCTGAAAATGAATATGTGAAATTACTCAATGTAGCTTCCGATAAGCTGGATGACACCCTGCATCATCTCAATAATGTAGTTTCTGTGGTTTCTTCTGCGGATGAAATGCATAAAATTAATCTTAGTGATGCGATAACAGCTTTTTCTGATACATTTGAAAACTTCATCAAAGAATCAAAAATCTGGTTTTTAAATGAGGTTTCTAAAGCAGTATATGTTGAGGCAGTTCCTGCTTTTCTAGAAAGTATTATTACAAACTTATTAAACAATGCTATAAAGTATAAGGATCCTGAAAAGAATGATGCTTATGTTCGCATTAGTTCCCGTAAATTTAATGGAATTGTAATCATTGAAATTGAAGACAATGGCTTGGGAATTGATTTAGAAAAATATGGTGAAAAACTTTTTGGCATGTATAAAACTTTTCATAACCATAAAGATTCTCGCGGATTAGGGCTATTTTTGACAAAAAATCAGATAGAGTCTATGGGTGGCAAAATTGAAGTGGTAAGTAAATTAGGAATTGGATCAACTTTTAAAGTGTTTTTGAAGGATGGCAATATTTAA